A genomic window from Quercus lobata isolate SW786 chromosome 10, ValleyOak3.0 Primary Assembly, whole genome shotgun sequence includes:
- the LOC115962437 gene encoding cleavage stimulating factor 64 → MAGKSITGEGLSANLAGMSKNQLYEIMSQMKALIEQNQQQARQILIQNPLLTKALFQAQIMLGMVQPPQAIPSIQPPVLQPPQQSAQPTQMSNVQAAHSPPSQVGMQDQTGASQIPPNRKQHQNQTVMPISTAAVPTLNVQSQPMPSHPLQMPQPPKGHMNSQMPPMSLPQSSQLSNVPSLPLYSSSQPPPLQQPQMSTASSQLQQPLQTTGIPHLPLQPPLPPQPRPPPVPSYHHQYHPQMGPNVGFQHPGASQHLQQQMFHPGSKPPAGIGSSYPQGQPPHQSLYQMGGQHLGTEFSNQGGSSMQVDRGSSWMSGPPENSSVTQHSGLPGPPPLVPGQMGPGNQPPRSQSLTPEMEKALLQQVMSLTPEQINLLPPEQRNQVLQLQQILRQ, encoded by the exons ATGGCGGGAAAGTCAATCACCGGCGAAGGCTTATCGGCGAACCTCGCCGGAATGTCGAAGAACCAGCTCTATGAAATCATGTCTCAGATGAAG GCTCTAATCGAACAGAACCAGCAACAAGCGAGGCAAATCCTCATTCAGAACCCACTCTTGACCAAAGCCCTTTTCCAG gCACAAATTATGCTTGGAATGGTCCAGCCCCCTCAAGCG ATTCCAAGCATCCAGCCACCAGTATTACAGCCTCCTCAACAATCGGCACAGCCAACTCAAATGTCAAATGTTCAGGCAGCTCACTCACCACCAAGTCAAGTGGGTATGCAGGACCAAACTGGTGCATCTCAGATTCCACCTAACAGAAAACAACACCAGAACCAAACTGTGATGCCTATTTCAACTGCTGCTGTTCCTACACTAAATGTTCAGTCTCAGCCCATGCCTTCACATCCCCTGCAGATGCCACAGCCGCCTAAAGGACATATGAATTCCCAAATGCCCCCTATGTCTCTTCCGCAATCATCTCAACTTTCCAATGTCCCTTCACTTCCTCTATATTCCTCTTCACAGCCACCTCCACTTCAGCAACCGCAAATGTCAACTGCTTCCAGCCAGTTGCAACAGCCACTACAGACAACTGGAATTCCTCATCTGCCACTGCAACCTCCATTGCCACCACAACCTAGGCCACCTCCAGTTCCATCTTATCATCATCAGTATCACCCTCAAATGGGGCCTAATGTGGGTTTCCAACATCCTGGTGCTTCTCAACATCTCCAACAGCAAATGTTTCAT CCAGGTAGTAAACCTCCTGCTGGGATTGGTTCTTCATATCCACAGGGGCAGCCACCACATCAATCACTGTATCAG ATGGGAGGTCAACATTTAGGGACAGAATTCAGCAATCAAGGTGGAAGTTCCATGCAAGTGGATAGAGGATCTTCTTGGATGTCTGGCCCACCTGAAAATTCGTCAGTAACACAGCATTCAGGTCTTCCAGGCCCACCACCACTAGTTCCTGGTCAAATGGGTCCCGGCAATCAGCCTCCTCGCTCCCAATCG TTGACACCGGAGATGGAGAAAGCACTACTTCAACAAGTCATGAGCCTCACTCCTGAACAGATTAATCTCCTGCCTCCAGAGCAAAGGAATCAAGTGCTTCAATTGCAGCAGATACTACGCcaatga
- the LOC115963245 gene encoding CRM-domain containing factor CFM3, chloroplastic/mitochondrial has translation MALTTAKISELPMRRNPFPLTSNSHSHSHSHSHSLNFLFSSAPNLSFHILKPFSSLRTTTQHSGNSHSNSRSNTTPKPKPKPNPNPNPKASSKPKSTSAPWLNKWPSHTPPAKNDVVGVGVDVEDRVETRYFDNKVKGHSAIERIVLRLRNLGLVSDEELEETDDGVDALPPPATGEEKLGDLLRREWIRPDFIFEESENGPDESVLPWERDGEEDKVVEDEERAWTPKRRAKAPSLAELTMEDEELRRLRRVGMYIRERISIPKAGITKEVLEKIHAKWRKEEVVRLKFHEVLAHDMKTAHEIVERRTGGLVIWRSGSVMVVYRGSNYEWPPKSQPVHREADAFYVPDVSSADSSMTRSGSDESSSPEKIETAVKMPDSPVSITEEESEYNNLLDGLGPRFVEWWGTGVLPVDADVLPQKVPGYKTPFRLLPTGMRSRLTNAEMTNFRKLAKSLPSHFALGRNRNHQGLASAIIKLWEKSLIVKIAVKRGIQNTNNKLMAEELKNLTGGVLLLRNKYYIVMYRGKDFVPTSVATVLAERQELAKRVQDVEEKVRCGPVGAVQSDEDDKQALPTGAAAALAQRQDLAKQSQVVEDKVQCEAVDVVQAGEDQEQALAGTLAEFYEAQARWGREISAEEREKMIEEASKSKTSRLVKRIEHKLAIAQTKKLRAEKLLAKIEASMLPAGPDHDQETITEEERVMFRRVGLRMKAYLPLGIRGVFDGVIENMHLHWKHRELVKLISKQKTLAFVEDTARLLEYESGGVLVAIERVPKGYALIYYRGKNYRRPISIRPRNLLTKAKALKRSVAMQRHEALSQHISELERTIEQMKKEIGISQDAEDGNSWSSEDANGPNQIGTLSEFTQSEEEASCMTSGGEEDDGISDWEDDEDDDA, from the exons ATGGCATTGACAACAGCCAAAATATCAGAATTGCCAATGAGAAGAAACCCATTCCCACTGACCTCCAACTCCCACTCCCACTCCCACTCCCACTCTCACTCTCTGAACTTTCTCTTCTCCTCAGCCCCAAATCTGTCATTTCACATCCTCAAACCCTTCTCTTCTCTCCGAACCACCACACAACACAGCGGCAATAGCCATAGCAATAGCAGAAGCAATACAACCCCTAAGCCTAAGCCTAAGCCTAATCCTAATCCTAATCCCAAGGCTTCatccaaacccaaatccacGTCAGCTCCCTGGCTCAACAAATGGCCCTCTCACACTCCCCCCGCCAAAAACGACGTCGTCGGTGTCGGTGTCGATGTCGAAGACCGAGTCGAGACTCGCTATTTCGATAACAAAGTTAAAGGACACAGCGCCATCGAGAGAATTGTGCTCCGGTTGCGGAACCTAGGGCTGGTATCGGACGAAGAATTGGAGGAGACCGATGATGGAGTCGACGCATTGCCGCCGCCGGCCACCGGGGAAGAGAAATTGGGGGATTTGTTGCGGCGGGAGTGGATTCGGCCGGATTTTATATTCGAAGAGAGCGAGAATGGTCCCGACGAGTCGGTTTTGCCGTGGGAGAGAGATGGGGAGGAGGATAAGGTGGTGGAGGATGAGGAGAGAGCGTGGACGCCGAAGAGGAGAGCGAAGGCGCCTTCGTTGGCGGAGCTGACTATGGAGGACGAGGAGCTGAGGAGGTTGAGGAGGGTGGGAATGTATATTAGAGAGCGGATTAGCATTCCGAAGGCGGGTATTACCAAGGAGGTTTTGGAGAAAATTCACGCAAAATGGAGGAAGGAGGAGGTGGTTAGACTCAAGTTCCATGAAGTTCTTGCTCATGATATGAAAACCGCGCACGAGATTGTCGAG CGACGGACGGGAGGGTTGGTTATATGGAGGTCGGGAAGTGTTATGGTGGTGTACCGTGGAAGTAATTATGAATGGCCTCCAAAATCCCAACCTGTTCACAGGGAAGCTGATGCTTTTTATGTTCCCGATGTTTCTTCTGCTGACAGTTCCATGACAAGAAGCGGCAGTGATGAAAGTTCAAGTCCAGAAAAGATTGAGACTGCAGTGAAAATGCCAGACAGTCCTGTGAGCATAACTGAGGAAGAATCTGAATACAACAATCTACTAGATGGTTTAGGTCCTCGTTTTGTTGAGTGGTGGGGTACAGGAGTACTTCCTGTTGATGCTGATGTGCTTCCTCAAAAGGTTCCTGGTTACAAAACACCTTTTAGGCTCCTTCCCACTGGAATGCGATCACGACTGACCAATGCAGAGATGACTAATTTTAGGAAACTTGCAAAATCACTACCTTCTCATTTTGCCCTTG GGAGAAATAGAAACCATCAGGGTTTGGCATCTGCTATTATTAAGCTTTGGGAGAAAAGTTTAATCGTGAAGATTGCTGTTAAACGGGGTATCCAGAATACAAACAACAAACTGATGGCTGAGGAACTAAAG AATTTAACAGGAGGTGTCTTGCTGCTAAGAAACAAATATTACATTGTCATGTACCGTGGAAAGGATTTTGTCCCAACAAGTGTAGCTACTGTTTTGGCTGAAAGACAGGAATTGGCTAAACGGGTCCAAGATGTGGAAGAGAAAGTGCGGTGTGGACCAGTGGGTGCAGTTCAATCGGATGAAGATGACAAACAGGCACTTCCGACAGGTGCAGCTGCTGCTTTGGCTCAAAGACAGGATTTGGCAAAACAGAGTCAAGTTGTGGAAGATAAAGTTCAGTGTGAAGCAGTGGATGTAGTTCAAGCAGGTGAAGATCAAGAGCAGGCACTTGCAGGTACTTTGGCTGAGTTTTATGAGGCTCAAGCTCGGTGGGGAAGAGAAATATCTGCTGAAGAGCGTGAGAAGATGATTGAAGAAGCTTCGAAATCTAAGACTTCTAGGCTTGTGAAACGAATTGAACATAAATTAGCCATt GCCCAAACCAAAAAGCTTAGAGCAGAAAAACTTTTAGCTAAAATTGAAGCATCAATGCTTCCTGCTGGTCCTGATCATGATCAGGAAACAATCACTGAGGAGGAACGGGTGATGTTTCGCAGGGTTGGTTTAAGAATGAAGGCATATTTACCTCTTG GCATTCGTGGTGTTTTTGATGGTGTCATTGAGAATATGCACTTGCATTGGAAGCATAGAGAACTTGTGAAACTAATATCCAAACAAAAGACCCTTGCTTTTGTTGAAGACACAGCAAGGTTGTTGGAGTATGAGAGTGGGGGAGTACTAGTGGCAATAGAAAGAGTCCCTAAAGGATATGCTCTTATTTACTATCGTGGAAAGAACTATAGGCGGCCCATTAGCATAAGGCCAAGAAACCTATTGACAAAGGCAAAGGCACTAAAGCGTTCAGTGGCCATGCAACGACATGAG GCTCTTAGTCAGCACATATCTGAATTGGAGAGAACCATAGagcaaatgaaaaaagaaatt GGTATTTCTCAAGATGCAGAGGATGGGAATTCCTGGAGCTCTGAGGATGCTAACGGACCTAACCAGATTGGCACTCTCTCAGAGTTCACCCAA AGTGAGGAGGAAGCTTCATGCATGACTTCtggtggtgaagaagatgatggcATCAGTGATTGggaagatgatgaagatgatgatgctTGA